The genomic window tgtaagtcggaactcccgaccgttggaagtcacgactcatgccggaagttctgactcccagtcacttagcctacgCGGTGACTGTGGATGTCGAAAGTTCTGACATGagtcgaaactcccgacagtcgAAAGTCTCGACCCAAGCCGGAAGTCCTGACAGTTGTGGTTCTGTTGGCTGGCTGTCTACGCTCGTTGAAAGTCCTAGACCTTGTCGGGAGTCCCGGACcttgtcgggagtcccgacacctagaGCTTTACTGGTTGACTGACTGCGCACGTCAAAAGTCCCAACGTACGTTGGAAGTTCCGACCGTTAGAAGTCCCGATGtttgtcgggagtttcgacattgACTTGCACACGCGGACTTCTGACCCTGTGTGAATAGTGCTTTATGTTAACGTCGGAAGTCCTAAGATCTGCGTCGAAACTTCCGATGTAGATCTGATGGGTTAGATTTCTACTAAGAGTATAAATAtctctctcttcacttctaacagTTATGGACTCATTCACAGCTGACCTAACTTTGTCCCAACAGCCCCCAAGCAAGAAAGGCatccctctcctccctcctttgctccaatctatgattcccttagggttttaagtgaaaggagagtggattaagtaaGAGAGTCACTTTggtaagcttgagcacttgattttttcatcaagccagttgattttgcgtctattactcttggggctttgcccctagctggctaggcgttgcccaagagcttccatcttgtggaagagccttgggaagtttgtattaccctttgatttcttagtggaaagctcaagtgaccattgtggtcgctttgagagaggcaaggaggtggaagagactctgaccttggtggtcacctcaacaatgaggacgtaggagcttCTTTGTgtggttgccgaacctcgggataaatccttgtgtctcatgtgcttgttgttgtgattgctagagattacttgtatttgtttgtctctttctctcccaaacttTATTTTAGGGTTTAGACTCGATCtgcggtttggaggcattaccgcatcaagggagtgacccaacatcttcaccaaaccactaggaagtaggattgtaagattatttatccgtaaagttaaatttggcactgcttttgtagttcacgtaggcgtcgagACTGCTAACGTTTGTGCCGGAACTTCTGACGGCgtcaggagttccgacccaaacaccAGAACTTtcgacattgactgacaaatttgaacttagcatttgtagttaatttttagatacacctattcaccccccccctctaggcattgttagatcctttcaacagGAAACTCTATCAAcatcgatcgagttcgcctcacctccaaacgATATCATcgagtttgtggatgccttccacgacggtgaggaggtgcggttccgtagggtggatgacatcgtcggcggcacaggGTCCTCGGGCCTGacaggtcggctgctcaatgacccagagctgcttctcgtcagtgtagaggaaccacccatgttcgtgCTGGCCGAGCACGATACAAATTAGCGACggacgatgctggaggagatgaagacgattaaggaaaatgagacttgggagctcatcaaTCCACCTtcaggatgtcgtccgatcaacCTGAAGTGGATGTACAAGGTCAAACGGGACGAGcgcggtgccattgtcaagcacaaggcacgcctcGTCGCCTAAAgctttgtccagcgcgagggcatcgactttgaggaagtctttaCGCCGacagcgcgcatggagtctatctaactgctgctggctttggcaacagcgaaggactggcgcgtccatcacctgaACGTAAAATCGGtcttcctcaacggtgagctagcggagacagtcttcgtcaggcaacctctaggtttcaccatcaagggagcgaAGCACAGGGTGCTctaactgcgcaaggcgctctacgggctgtagcaggccccgcgagcgtggaacagcaagcttgacgccacgttgGGCGAGCTTGAGTTCAAGCGGTGCACAaccgagcacgtgctctacatgcggcgacggggaaggaggagctcttTGTCGGCGTGTATGtcgacgagcgcatggagcaggccacagcaacgatggacagcggcaagctgctgctgacaaaggaggagtgggctgcccggatgaagaagcggtctccaagtaccttcaCTCTatgccggtgaagtacatccagatcgctctctgcATAGAAacaatgctggacttgtccatcctcaccattgaggatgtggtaGGCCGTCTGAAAgagcttcctgctgctgcactgtagccgcggcAGGGACAGACGTCGAAAGGCtttcctgccgcactgtagccacaacagAGGCAGACGCCAAAATCAGCcctactgtcacatctagtcactatagcaacATGACAGTCTAACATGTCTGGTACTATGATTAGATGAGTAGAGTTGTATTTATAGTTtctcactgcaactcagtaaagagagcgagttcagttttaccATCTCTTCTGTAGAACTCCGACCAACGCTCGTGCTTATGCTGTGTTTAGGCTCTATTCTTCATCTCTTCTTTACTTCTGGCAAACGCCGGTGAACGATCGGCTCACGAAGATCAGGGGCCAACATAATGTACCCACCTTCGGAGCAGCAAGGAGGTGGCCATCGCCGCCGGTCTCAGCAAAGCTTAGGACAGGATCAACAGCCTCCCTGAGGACCTACTCCTTGAGATTCTCGTCCATATCAGGTCCGTCGCTGAAGCTGCATGCGCCGGAGCGGTATCCCGCGGCTGGCGCGACCTCTGGACTGAGCTTCCTGAGCTCACGTTCTGGTGCGCCAACCCTCTCCTTGTCGTGTCAGCGCTCTCTGGGATCACCCGTTCCTCGGTGGACCTCATTGACATCAATTTGTCGTCCTCGACGGGCTGGATGGAAGAAGACTGGGGTGGGGACGTATCCTTGCTTCTCCGCTCCGCTGCACTTGTGTTGCCAGAGAAACTCATCATCTCTGTGATGATCCACCCCATAAAAGACTACGCCGTCGAGCTTCCTTGCTTCGAGCGCACCTCCTACCTTAGTcttgagttgatgggcagcctccCAATTACTTTGCCACAGTCCGGTGAGTTCACTGCACTCAAGAGCCTTCACCTGCAATCGTGCTGCATCGACCTTGGCGCCCTGCTCCCCATCTGCCCATGTCTGCGCATCCTGAACATCCTGAACGTCAGCGATCTCAAACATGCTGACACGGTGATTGTTCACTCGCCGTCGCTTGAGGAGTTCAGCTTGGAGATAAATATCCATGACATCTGCCGCATTGACATCACGACCCCAGTGCTTAAGGAGGTGACATTGGAGGTCGATATTGCCAAAGGCTTCGGCTTGTCCTTCTCGGCCCCAATGGTGAAGAAACTCAGATGGGGTTGCTCTTATTCGTGCGTTACTGTTGGGTTCGGACAGATATGGCGCCTCGTGAGCATAAGGGAGCGTGAGCTAGATGAATTTCATGTCGTCTCGCTAACCATAATGAGTTCTGCTAATGTGCGTATGCTACTTTTCTACGCTTCTCTTCCAAACTTTTATACCGaaattatttatgttattatatgCAGCCAAATGGTTTTCTCCATGTGATGAAAATTTCCTCTGTCGATAACATTGGACACTCACTTTGTTGAATGCAGTCAAATGGTCTTCTGGATGCAGAATGGAGCATTACACAACTGATAGCTCATCTTCCAGTGGCTGTTTTTACTGTTTTAGAGCTGGATCTCGAAATAGAGGGGCATGCTTTTGGACCAATGATGTTGTGTCTGCTTCGGACTCAACCAATTATGCAAAGACTTAAGGTGGTCCTAAAACGTGACAAAGGTAATCATTCGATTGTTGATCCTGTACTTATGTATTCTGGTTGGCTACTGAGTTTCGATAGCAGTGAATTGTCCTTTAGTTATGTATTCCGGTTGTTGATCCTGTACTCCAGTTTTCTTTCAGGTACGAGTGCCGTGCCCAGTAAATTGTCCTTGTGAACATCCTATCAACTGGAGAAGTGAAGATGTCTCTTTGTTTAATCTTGAAGTCGTTGAAATTCATGGCCTGcaaggtgaagatgatgaagttgATTTCCTAAAAGGCACACTCCGATGTGCAACAGTGCTTCGGAGATTGACAATGACTATTTCTGATGACATCTCACCAAGTAACAATGGCTACGAGAAGATCTGCAGCATTATGAAGGAGTATCCTGATGTGGAATGCCATATTATGGCATCCGTTTCTGAGGGGTTCTTTATCCATGAATAGAAGAATATTTGCAAATGGCAATTGGTGACATCCTTATGCTTTAATCAGTTTTTATCTTTCTGATATGTTTTGCTGGAGAATTCTGCATGCAAGTTTCATGACTTGATAAATTTGGTGGTGACCACTGGACAGAAGGTGCCATTGCCTATTAGTAGATCAATGATTTGTATGCAAATCAAGTACCTCTAGTTTAATGTGTCTCACAGTAACTCAGTAAGGTTCAACTCCTTTGTATTGCCTGTCAGGCAAGCTAGACAAGGAAACACGGCCTTGTCTGTAGTCTGTACTCATTTCAAGCATGGCTGCGCTCTTTGCAACGTAATATGCAAAGAGCACTTCAAAATTCCCAAATGTGAATGTTTAGCCCCATCTTTTCACTATGCCTTCAATGAAATGAAATCCAGTTTAACCTTTTTAAAAAAAGAACTCTTTGTAATTCATGAACTGAATTACAGGTCTGGTAGCATGTGGTTTACTGGTCAAGATAGGGCAAGTTCAGTTTGTCGATGCTgttttattagttttttttttctatgtataaactataaataaaatgcatattagaAGCCTGAGAGCTTTCATGGAAAAAGAACTTTCATCTAGACGAACAGTTCTGCATGATTTGTTCTCAACAGGCCACCAAGGTTCTTCAAATTACCTTTCATTTATAGATTCTGGTGTTGTCCTCCCACAACATTCAGAACATCCAGGTTTTAGTATTCTTTTAATGCATTGGCAATGGAAAACAAGTCATTGCTTACATTATTGTACGGATTTATGGTGGGAAGTTGGTCTATCTGTTCTGGTATACCAGAGAAAGGAAATTTAACAATGAAGAGTTGCATAGTAGTCTTTATCGCATTCTGTTCTGTTATCTGACGGCTACAAATGCATGCAATTAACCGTTTTGTTGTGAGTCCAGTTGCTTCGCGTTGCAGTAGGTCAATCTATAACCAGTACATTTTTCCTGCACGTTTTGGTTTCTACAACATTTTTTTTATTGATCAGGTGTACTCAAATTGAATCGGACACTCCCATCCCAAGAGACCGTGTTATCTGGTTTAAGCCATCAGAAATATCGCTCGAAATTGCAGTAAGATATACGCGGTCAAATGCCATGCTTTGTTCACGGAAAATAAATATCCCACGTCATTACCCGGTCAAGTCTGAACTTGAATAGTTCTCTGGAGTGGTACTGAAGTAGATGTAATCATATTTGTCAGATAAATTCGCAACATCCAGTCAATGCATGTTCCCGCAGTGCTATATATATTGCCAGCAAGATTACACTTCCTTTCTTTGTTTCCTCTAATATAAAAGGATGCTATTGGGGCTGGGAGCCTGAGATCATGCATATTAGAGAGACAACATTATATTTTGCGTTAAGATAAAGACCACCCCAAATGCAGGGGTAACCCAGCAGCATCTCTGCCTCAATTCATACAGAACCTGCCCTTGGAAGTTGGGACTGCGATACAAGTTTAGGAAATGGATGGTGGATGGTGGGTAATTTGTTCTTCCAACTTTGAACTGCCTTTGGATGATATTGTTCTCCTTGGTCATCCACTATTTTCTTCCGTTCTTAGAGAAAAGAATAAAGTTCAATCTAATCCACATCGATCTATTTGCATTTTTGGGGAAAACACGTTCTCAAGCCTATCTATGGTTTTGTCTGACAAAACAAAACAGCATGGGGTTCCTCCTGTTCTTTTCACACTGTGGCCCAGATCCTGACTCCCGAGGCCGAGCAGCTACTTCACAGTGTGAAGCAAACAGGCCCGCCCACCAACAGGATCAGTGCGCCATCTTGCTCCAGGCCATTGTAATTGCAAAAACAAAATATTGTTGTATTTCGTTGCCTATGTTACCAAAAATAATTTCGGTGATGTAAAAAAAAGTCTAAATATCAGGCCCCAGAAACTCTACCTGCATGCTCAAAAATGAGAGAAGAAAACTCACCCAAAAAAAAACCACCTTCGTTTTCTAAAATTCGGCTCCCTCATCAAGCATATACGGTGCAGCTGTACGAGTCGAAGCAGGCCTATGTGAATCTTTAATCTTCCTTTTACTCTCCTCGCTCTTTAACTCTCCTCGCATTACATGTACAGTACAACAACATAGCGAAATGAACAGCACAAACAGTATACTCTACAGCAAGTCAGATCCTTCCTACCAGTCAACGCTAAATCGAAAACCTGTCAAAAAGTTTAACAGGGCTGGGCTACCAAAACTGTCACTGAGATTGGGGATGGAAGTATTGCATCCGAGGAGGTGGCTGCATGGGCCTGAAAGGCGGCACGCCAGGCGGCTGAAGGGCGAACTGCATGTGAGGCGCTAGGTTCATTGGCATCTGCTGCTGAAGCATCGGTGGAGTTGGCTGGGTCTGCGGCATGACAGCCATTTGAGGCTGTGGAGCTGAAGGTGAGGGCCTTCCTAGGTTCATCATCTGGGGctgtggaggcggcggcggcggggccatGGTGCTCATGTTGTAAGGCATGCCCATCATTACACCTCCAGGCTGAGGGACAAACTGCTGGGGAGAGGCCTGGTAGATATTGTACTGTGGCTGAGATGCAGGGGCTTGGCTCTGCATAGGTGCTTGTTGCACTAAGATTGCCTGGGGCTGCTGCTGAGCTGTTGTGGCAACCACTTGTGGCATTGGAACGAAAGCAGCAGCATTTGCGACGCTTGGTACCTGCGAAAGTTGGTCAGTTTTCTGCCTCTTATCTGAGCGTGTTTCAGATGAATTCTTCGCTTCTTCAGCAGCAAACTTGGAAAGTGCAGACTGCAGAATCTGCTGAGAGTTTGATGATGCTGCAATCTTGTCCGCAAGGATAGCAGCAGCTGTCTTCTGCTGCTCCTTTACTTGCCCATTGGAAAACACCTTTCTTGGCTCTACTGAAGATGCTGATTTGGGCAGAGGAATGGTTGGCTCATTCTTGAGTCTCCGCTGCATGTTGGAGGCTTCATGTACCATTGCTTCAGCTAGCTGCCGATTGGAAAATTTAAAAACATAAGAATGACAAGTGTTCACATCCTACAGAAAACTATAAGCATGTATCAACATTTCCATGGTTTGGAATGGTTGGAAAACATTACCTGTAACTGAGTGCGGACTTTCTCCAGTTCAGATTCCTGAGTAACATAAACAAATAAGATTCCATAGCTCCATTGACAAAATACAAGTAACAATGACAAGCTAATACATATTCGAAAAGACAAAATCCAAGTTGTTCTGACCTGTTCCTGCAATGTCTCCTTCAATTCAGACACAACAGCTGCTCTATTTGTCTCAACAACTTTTAGCTTTTCGATGCATTTTTTCATGTTAGCCTCCTCATCCTTTAGTTCTGTGCAAAGAACCTCACGACGAGGATCTTCGGCTGCATACAGAGGACGTCTTAAGAATGTCTACTAAGGTAGCAAAAATGCAGGACTCCACCCAGGCCGGCAACAAATATTACCTTTGCTACAGGCGCTGTCGACGTCCTTCTCCATCTTTCCAACATGACGCATAGAAGTCTTGCATTTTTCGAGGTCAGCATCCTCATCTGCTTGTTCACTGAGAACAGTATGCAATGCAGATACAATCCTCTCTGCAGTGCCTCCGATGCCTAGTCTCTGATCAAAGATGGCGATAATATTTGAGAGAATTTCATAGCAAAGTATAAGTGTTAAAAAATA from Miscanthus floridulus cultivar M001 chromosome 11, ASM1932011v1, whole genome shotgun sequence includes these protein-coding regions:
- the LOC136493799 gene encoding uncharacterized protein translates to MNSAFSEDILADKLAKLNNTQQCIETLSHWCIYHRKNAEQIVQTWDKQFHSSSMEQKVPFLHLANDILQNSKRSGTEFVEEFWKVLPGALKNVSENGDDRGKKVASRLVDIWQERRVFGSRAGGIKDVMLGAAPLPVLDMTKKRSHSSSIRIVKRDSRSVKLRLGIGGTAERIVSALHTVLSEQADEDADLEKCKTSMRHVGKMEKDVDSACSKAEDPRREVLCTELKDEEANMKKCIEKLKVVETNRAAVVSELKETLQEQESELEKVRTQLQLAEAMVHEASNMQRRLKNEPTIPLPKSASSVEPRKVFSNGQVKEQQKTAAAILADKIAASSNSQQILQSALSKFAAEEAKNSSETRSDKRQKTDQLSQVPSVANAAAFVPMPQVVATTAQQQPQAILVQQAPMQSQAPASQPQYNIYQASPQQFVPQPGGVMMGMPYNMSTMAPPPPPPQPQMMNLGRPSPSAPQPQMAVMPQTQPTPPMLQQQMPMNLAPHMQFALQPPGVPPFRPMQPPPRMQYFHPQSQ